In Arachis hypogaea cultivar Tifrunner chromosome 2, arahy.Tifrunner.gnm2.J5K5, whole genome shotgun sequence, a genomic segment contains:
- the LOC140176569 gene encoding uncharacterized protein, whose translation MWVDLLGPFPVGPGQVKYLIVAIDYYTKWVEVEPLDSISSANCRKFMWRQVISRFRIPKVVISDNGTQFADKKFGLKKRIDQRKGAWADELASVLWSYRTTPQSSTRKIPILTYLWSRCGIPVEVGEPSLLLLLGRVEEAMEKELVDKTRKIAHLSETALK comes from the exons ATGTGGGTTGACCTTTTGGGACCTTTCCCAGTGGGCCctggacaagtcaaatacctgatcgtggCCATCGACTACTACACGAAGTGGGTCGAGGTAGAGCCACTGGACAGCATATCGTCAGCGAATTGCCgcaagttcatgtggaggcaagtAATCTCCAGATTCAGAATCCCAAAGGTGGTCATTTCGGACAATGGGACGCAGTTCGCAGATAAGAAGTTTG GCCTCAAGAAACGGATTGACCAAAGGAAAGGAGCGTGGGCAGATGAACTCGCATCAGTTCTATGGTCCTATAGAACAACACCACAATCTTCCACCAGAAAAATCCCCATTCTGACTTACTTATGGAGTCGATGCGGTATTCCCGTGGAAGTAGGGGAGCCGAGCCTGCTGCTACTCCTTGGTAGAGTCGAAGAAGCTATGGAGAAAGAACTTGTCGACAAGACCAGGAAGATAGCCCACTTGTCGGAGACGGCGTTGAAGTAG
- the LOC112739526 gene encoding ABC transporter I family member 21: protein MAVEEEKEGSMGIRVHGMQFSYEWQSPLFVDFKLNVSPGSRCLLLGANGSGKTTLLKILAGKHMVGGRDVVRVLNGSAFHDTHLVCSGDLAYLGGSWSKTIGSAGDVPLQGDFSAEHMIFGVEGADPDRRNKLIELLDIDLQWRMHKVSDGQRRRVQICLGLLHPFKVLLLDEVTVDLDVVTRMDLLEFFKEECEQRQATIVYATHIFDGLETWATHLAYIQAGELRRAEKLSDVDELKSSANLLSVVETWLRAETRNEKKKPVQNTAQTQKTSVASSPFFSSRHMAYYR, encoded by the exons ATGGcggtagaagaagaaaaggaaggttCTATGGGAATCAGAGTGCATGGAATGCAATTCTCTTACGAATGGCAATCGCCTCTGTTCGTTGATTTCAAGCTCAACGTCTCTCCTGGATCTCGATGCCTTCTCCTTGGTGCCAATGGATCCG GGAAGACTACATTGCTGAAGATTTTAGCTGGAAAGCACATGGTTGGAGGAAGAGATGTTGTGCGGGTGTTGAATGGTTCTGCTTTCCATGACACTCATCTAGTATGTAGTGGTGATCTTGCTTACTTGGGGGGATCATGGAGTAAAACCATTGGTTCTGCT GGAGATGTTCCACTTCAAGGAGACTTTTCTGCTGAACATATGATCTTTGGAG TTGAGGGTGCTGATCCTGACAGGAGAAATAAGTTGATTGAACTGCTTGATATAGATCTTCAGTGGCGAATGCATAAGGTATCTGATGGGCAGCGGCGTAGAGTGCAAATATGTCTTGGTCTGCTTCATCCATTTAAG GTTCTCTTGCTGGATGAAGTTACCGTTGACTTGGATGTTGTTACCAGGATGGATTTGTTAGAGTTCTTCAAGGAAGAATGTGAACAG AGACAAGCTACAATTGTATATGCAACTCACATTTTTGATGGACTGGAGACATGGGCAACTCATTTGGCATACATACAAGCCGGTGAGCTGAGGAGAGCAGAAAAATTATCCGATGTCGACGAGTTGAAGTCTTCAGCCAATCTGCTATCTGTTGTTGAAACTTGGCTCCGTGCCGAAACAAGGAATGAAAAGAAGAAGCCTGTTCAAAATACTGCCCAAACACAAAAGACTTCTGTTGCTAGTTCTCCATTCTTTTCATCAAGGCACATGGCATATTATCGATAG
- the LOC112739542 gene encoding uncharacterized protein — protein sequence MKIFIYLFIIYLNKNQSLAKPFCIQAVTTAPLFLSLSLSLSLQSPPIPEPKSLILSPSPPFVKIMLLCSTSSCTTTPFFFLFFFFHLHLVLTTSAPCPGNGSNATTIYEALKEHELPMGLFPKGVTDFELGTDGRFWVHLEQACNAKFESELHYDSNVSGSLSCGKIDSLTGMEAQDLFLWFPVVSIRVDLPSSGIIYFDVGAASKKFKLSLFETPPDCVAVKPDNGLSASSLPRGESGRPWNLLDQEPSGTDVL from the coding sequence atgaaaatatttatttatttatttattatttatttaaataaaaatcagtcATTAGCTAAGCCCTTCTGTATTCAAGCTGTCACAACtgcccctctctttctctctctctccctctctctctctctccagtcTCCACCAATCCCAGAACCCAAATCACTGATTCTCTCGCCCTCTCCCCCGTTCGTAAAAATCATGTTGCTCTGCTCCACCTCCAGTTGCACCACgactcctttcttcttcttgttcttcttcttccatctCCACCTAGTTCTAACCACCTCGGCGCCATGCCCAGGCAACGGCTCGAACGCGACGACGATCTACGAAGCGCTGAAGGAGCACGAGCTGCCGATGGGTCTGTTCCCCAAGGGAGTAACGGATTTCGAGTTGGGCACGGACGGGCGGTTCTGGGTGCACCTTGAGCAAGCCTGCAACGCCAAGTTCGAGAGCGAGTTGCATTACGACAGCAACGTCTCAGGGTCCCTCAGTTGCGGCAAGATCGACTCCCTCACTGGTATGGAGGCTCAGGATCTCTTCCTTTGGTTCCCCGTCGTCAGCATCCGCGTCGATCTCCCCAGCTCCGGCATCATCTACTTCGATGTCGGTGCTGCCTCCAAGAAATTCAAACTATCCCTCTTCGAAACCCCTCCCGACTGCGTTGCAGTTAAGCCTGATAATGGTCTGTCTGCATCGTCTCTTCCCCGGGGCGAATCTGGAAGGCCCTGGAATCTTCTTGATCAGGAACCTTCTGGAACAGATGTTCTATAG